In one Nicotiana tomentosiformis chromosome 6, ASM39032v3, whole genome shotgun sequence genomic region, the following are encoded:
- the LOC104105227 gene encoding protein SUPPRESSOR OF K(+) TRANSPORT GROWTH DEFECT 1, which translates to MYSNFKEQAIEYVRQAVQEDNAGNYAKAFPLYMNALEYFKTHLKYEKNPKIKEAITQKFTEYLRRAEEIRAVLDESGTGPGPNGGDAAVATRPKTKTKPKDGEDGEDPEQSKLRAGLNSAIVREKPNIKWNDVAGLESAKQALQEAVILPVKFPQFFTGKRRPWRAFLLYGPPGTGKSYLAKAVATEAESTFFSVSSSDLVSKWMGESEKLVSNLFQMARESAPSIIFVDEIDSLCGQRGEGNESEASRRIKTELLVQMQGVGHNDDKVLVLAATNTPYALDQAIRRRFDKRIYIPLPDAKARQHMFKVHLGDTPHNLSESDFEDLGRKTEGFSGSDVSVCVKDVLFEPVRKTQDAMFFTQRSDGTWMPCGPKQPGAVQTTMQELDAKGLASQIIPPPISKTDFDKVLARQRPTVSKSDLDVHERFTKEFGEEG; encoded by the exons ATGTATAGCAATTTCAAGGAGCAAGCGATCGAGTACGTGAGGCAAGCAGTGCAAGAAGACAACGCTGGTAACTATGCAAAAGCATTCCCTCTTTACATGAACGCTTTGGAGTACTTCAAAACCCATTTAAAGTACGAGAAAAACCCTAAGATTAAGGAAGCGATTACTCAGAAATTTACCGAGTATTTGCGCCGGGCGGAGGAGATCCGAGCTGTGTTGGATGAGAGTGGGACCGGGCCAGGTCCGAATGGAGGGGATGCGGCTGTGGCGACAAGGCCCAAGACGAAGACGAAACCCAAGGATGGAGAAGATGGGGAGGATCCTGAACAGTCCAAGTTGAGGGCTGGGCTTAACTCCGCGATTGTTAGGGAGAAACCTAATATTAAGTGGAATGATGTTGCTGGGTTGGAAAGCGCTAAGCAAGCTTTGCAGGAAGCTGTGATTTTGCCTGTGAAGTTCCCTCAGTTCTTCACCG GCAAGAGGAGGCCATGGAGAGCTTTTCTTTTATATGGTCCTCCTGGGACAGGAAAATCTTACTTGGCCAAAGCTGTTGCTACTGAAGCAGAATCCACTTTTTTCAG TGTCTCATCATCGGACCTCGTTTCCAAGTGGATGGGTGAAAGTGAAAAGCTAGTTTCGAACCTATTCCAAATGGCTCGCGAAAGTGCCCCATCCATTATATTCGTCGATGAAATTGATTCCTTGTGTGGGCAGCGAGGAGAAGGAAATGAAAGTGAAGCTTCTAGACGTATTAAAACAGAACTGCTTGTGCAGATGCAG GGTGTTGGACACAATGATGATAAAGTTCTTGTTCTTGCGGCAACAAATACACCCTATGCCCTAGATCAG GCTATTCGCCGAAGATTTGATAAGCGCATCTACATTCCTCTACCAGATGCGAAGGCACGACAACACATGTTCAAA GTTCATTTAGGGGATACCCCCCATAACTTAAGTGAGAGCGACTTTGAAGACTTGGGCCGTAAAACAGAAGGTTTTTCTGGTTCGGATGTTTCTGTGTGT GTCAAAGATGTACTCTTTGAACCTGTTCGTAAAACACAAGATGCTATGTTCTTCACCCAGAGATCTGATGGTACATGGATGCCGTGTGGACCGAAACAACCGGGTGCGGTGCAGACAACTATGCAGGAGCTTGATGCTAAAGGACTTGCATCTCAG ATCATCCCCCCACCCATTTCGAAAACAGACTTTGATAAGGTGCTTGCTCGTCAACGACCAACAGTAAGTAAATCGGACCTTGATGTGCACGAAAGATTCACCAAGGAGTTTGGAGAAGAAGGTTGA